Proteins encoded together in one Chryseobacterium taklimakanense window:
- the thiL gene encoding thiamine-phosphate kinase: MLEDKNQHLTPISALGEFGLIKRLTEKFSLKQDSSELSVGDDAAIINPDGKKVVVTTDILAEGVHFNLGYVPLKHLGYKAVIVNLSDIAAMNAAPTQILVSLAVSNRFPVEALDEIYEGIKLACGKYGVDLVGGDTTSSTSGLVMSITAIGMENSDKIATRKNAKPNDLLVVSGDLGGAYLGLQILEREHAVFLANPNMQPEMEGYDYILERQLKPEARTDVKKILDELEVLPTSMIDVSDGLASEILHLSDQSQVGFRLYEEKIPMDTMTITTSEEFNLNPVMCALSGGEDYELLFTISPNDFDKIKNHPDFTVIGHAVDLEQGNYMVLRGRNELSQLTAQGWDAFLNKQ; encoded by the coding sequence ATGCTTGAAGATAAAAACCAACACTTAACACCAATTTCCGCATTAGGAGAATTTGGTCTCATAAAACGCCTTACCGAAAAATTTAGTTTAAAACAGGATTCATCTGAACTTTCGGTAGGAGATGATGCCGCAATCATTAATCCCGATGGAAAAAAAGTGGTAGTTACAACCGACATTTTGGCGGAAGGTGTGCATTTTAACCTCGGATACGTGCCCTTAAAACATTTGGGATATAAAGCCGTAATCGTAAATCTAAGTGACATTGCAGCGATGAATGCAGCTCCCACGCAGATTTTGGTTTCACTCGCAGTTTCCAACAGGTTTCCGGTTGAGGCGCTGGACGAAATTTATGAAGGTATAAAGTTGGCGTGCGGAAAATATGGTGTTGATTTGGTAGGTGGCGATACAACGAGTTCAACGTCGGGGTTGGTGATGAGCATTACCGCAATCGGAATGGAAAATTCTGATAAAATTGCTACCCGAAAAAATGCAAAACCAAACGATCTTTTGGTTGTTTCCGGAGATCTAGGCGGTGCTTATCTGGGATTGCAGATTCTGGAAAGAGAGCACGCCGTTTTTCTGGCAAATCCAAATATGCAGCCTGAAATGGAAGGTTATGATTATATTTTGGAACGGCAACTAAAACCGGAAGCAAGAACCGATGTGAAAAAAATTCTGGACGAACTTGAGGTTTTGCCCACATCGATGATCGATGTTTCCGATGGTTTGGCTTCAGAAATCCTTCATCTTTCAGACCAGTCCCAGGTCGGTTTCAGGCTATATGAGGAAAAGATTCCTATGGATACGATGACGATCACAACTTCCGAAGAATTCAATCTAAATCCTGTAATGTGCGCCTTGAGCGGCGGCGAAGATTATGAGCTGCTTTTCACAATTTCGCCAAACGATTTTGATAAAATTAAAAATCACCCGGATTTCACCGTGATTGGCCACGCCGTA
- a CDS encoding acyl-CoA thioesterase codes for MSVYYHKFEVRWSDIDANRHLANSSYVEYCAQTRMAFMSNHKMGLSELNRWGIGPVILHERYSFFKEIYMDQEVFVSLEIDGFAEDGSIYQFVHKFYLPDGTHCATAEAFGVWIDMMLRKSTTPPDEILEVLNTYKSPDAKVFTKQDIKALPFRPENLDPKVFEDQKWKN; via the coding sequence ATGTCTGTATACTACCATAAATTTGAAGTGCGCTGGAGCGATATCGATGCGAACCGTCACTTGGCGAACTCGTCATATGTTGAATACTGCGCACAGACGCGGATGGCATTTATGTCGAACCATAAAATGGGGCTTAGTGAGCTGAACCGCTGGGGAATAGGGCCAGTGATTCTGCATGAAAGATATTCTTTTTTCAAGGAAATTTATATGGATCAGGAGGTTTTTGTGAGCCTGGAAATTGATGGTTTTGCCGAAGACGGCAGCATTTACCAGTTTGTTCATAAGTTTTATCTGCCGGACGGGACACATTGTGCAACAGCCGAAGCATTCGGCGTTTGGATTGATATGATGCTGAGGAAATCTACGACGCCGCCGGACGAAATTCTGGAGGTTTTGAACACTTATAAATCGCCTGACGCCAAAGTTTTCACCAAACAAGATATCAAGGCTTTGCCTTTCCGCCCGGAAAATTTGGATCCGAAAGTCTTTGAAGATCAAAAGTGGAAAAATTAA
- a CDS encoding BaiN/RdsA family NAD(P)/FAD-dependent oxidoreductase, protein MNKKKIIIVGGGAAGFFCAANLDPEKFEVKILEQNSDVLQKVKISGGGRCNVTHACFDPRELVQFYPRGNRELMSVFSKFQPGDTMEWFTNRNIPLKIENDNRIFPESNSSQTIIGCFKKEIAEKNFEILTKTTVLDIQKEENQYLIKTNKGNFSADFVIYTTGSSPKSLKILEDLGHKTVLAVPSLFTFNIKDDLLKNLPGTSFDYAEVSIPKLKTEENGPLLITHWGLSGPAILKISAWKARELFGLNYQFEIEVNFIAKNMYEAEALFLEFKQNHPKKTIGQSKIFDVTSRFWNKLLEISGINPEKQIANISAKEIKTLLENLCKKTFKVDGKSTFKDEFVTAGGVELKEINFKNMSSKILENFYIAGEVLNIDAVTGGFNFQACWSEGWLIAQDLNSK, encoded by the coding sequence ATGAACAAAAAGAAAATCATCATTGTCGGCGGCGGTGCAGCAGGTTTTTTCTGTGCGGCAAATCTGGATCCAGAGAAATTTGAAGTTAAAATCCTGGAGCAGAATTCCGATGTCCTTCAAAAGGTGAAAATTTCCGGCGGCGGACGCTGTAATGTGACACACGCCTGCTTTGATCCGCGCGAACTTGTACAGTTCTACCCTCGCGGAAACCGTGAACTGATGAGCGTTTTCAGTAAATTTCAGCCAGGCGATACAATGGAATGGTTCACAAACCGAAATATCCCGTTGAAGATTGAAAATGACAACCGGATTTTTCCAGAAAGCAACTCCTCACAAACCATTATCGGCTGCTTCAAAAAGGAAATTGCAGAAAAAAACTTTGAAATTCTGACCAAAACAACCGTGCTGGACATTCAGAAAGAGGAAAATCAATACCTCATCAAAACCAATAAGGGCAATTTTTCTGCAGATTTTGTGATTTACACCACCGGAAGTTCGCCAAAATCCCTTAAAATCCTTGAGGATTTAGGTCACAAAACCGTTTTGGCGGTTCCGTCGCTCTTCACTTTCAATATTAAAGATGATTTGCTGAAAAATTTGCCCGGAACCAGTTTCGATTATGCCGAAGTGTCGATCCCAAAACTGAAAACGGAAGAAAATGGCCCGCTTCTTATCACGCACTGGGGACTTTCCGGACCGGCAATCCTGAAAATTTCTGCGTGGAAAGCGCGCGAGCTTTTCGGTTTAAATTATCAGTTTGAAATTGAGGTGAATTTCATTGCAAAAAACATGTATGAAGCCGAAGCACTATTTTTAGAATTTAAACAGAATCATCCCAAAAAAACCATCGGACAAAGTAAGATTTTCGATGTCACCAGCCGTTTCTGGAACAAACTTTTAGAAATTTCAGGCATCAATCCCGAAAAACAGATCGCCAACATTTCAGCAAAGGAAATAAAAACCCTACTGGAAAATCTCTGCAAAAAAACCTTTAAAGTAGACGGAAAATCCACCTTTAAAGACGAATTTGTAACCGCAGGTGGCGTGGAACTGAAGGAAATTAATTTCAAAAATATGTCCTCAAAAATCCTGGAAAATTTCTATATCGCCGGTGAAGTATTAAATATTGATGCGGTGACGGGCGGTTTCAATTTTCAGGCGTGCTGGAGTGAAGGTTGGCTGATTGCGCAGGATTTGAATTCGAAATAA
- the mutS gene encoding DNA mismatch repair protein MutS yields the protein MSKAKKETPLMTQYNSIKAKYPDALLLFRVGDFYETFGTDAIKASQVLGIVLTKRNNGDSHIELAGFPHHSIDSYLPKLVRAGLRVAICDQLEDPKMVKGIVKRGVTELVTPGVTFNDQVLNSKKNNFLLSIHKEKEKYGLALVDISTGEFLVSEGNLEKLLHIAHTFDPSEIIYQRTKELPLQLKNKNSFKLEDWAFQYKYATEKLTNHFKTNSLKGFGVEKMELGITAAGAIFAYLVEDTHHDLLTHITKIQKIPQEDYLMMDQFTLRNLEIVFPSNKEGKSLLDIVDKTSTPMGGRLLRRRIILPLKNVDEINRRLSLVEFFNNEDYLKYEIQGLLKSISDLDRLMGKLAAEKLSPKELGHLRQSLASIKEIKEKLKPHHDFLAWLEPLNDLSDLIEYLKSHLNDELPVNLAKGNVIKEGVNEELDRLRNLQSKGKGFLDEMCQREVERTGISSLKIDFNNVFGYYIEVRNTHKDKVPAEWIRKQTLVNAERYITEELKEYETQILGAEEKISVLEHQLYRKACEYVMNYIDQIQENSNIIAQLDVAVGLSELAVSESYTRPILNEGFAVDLKEARHPIIENALPLGEKYIPNDIYLDKDSQQIIMVTGPNMAGKSAILRQTAVVCLLAQIGSFVPAKHAEIGILDKIFTRVGATDNISAGESTFMVEMNEAANILNNISERSLILLDEIGRGTSTYDGVSIAWAIAEYLHQHPAQPKTLFATHYHELNEMTLNFERVKNFHVTIQENKGNIIFLRKLVPGGSEHSFGIHVAKLAGMPSKVVNRANEILKTLEESRTQGSSKEKIKKVTEENLQLSFFQLDDPVLENIREELTKIDINTLTPIEALMKLNAIKKMIGR from the coding sequence ATGTCAAAAGCGAAGAAAGAAACCCCTTTAATGACACAGTACAACAGCATCAAGGCGAAATATCCGGATGCTCTTTTGCTCTTTAGGGTAGGGGATTTTTACGAAACTTTCGGGACCGATGCCATCAAGGCGTCGCAAGTTTTGGGCATAGTTTTAACCAAAAGGAACAACGGTGATTCGCATATCGAACTGGCGGGTTTTCCCCATCATTCCATTGATTCTTATTTGCCAAAGTTGGTTCGTGCTGGGCTACGGGTAGCGATCTGCGATCAGTTGGAAGACCCTAAAATGGTAAAAGGCATTGTGAAACGTGGTGTTACTGAACTGGTTACGCCCGGGGTTACTTTTAATGATCAGGTCCTTAATTCCAAGAAAAACAATTTCCTGCTTTCCATTCATAAAGAAAAGGAGAAGTATGGTTTGGCCTTGGTGGATATTTCTACCGGGGAGTTTCTCGTTTCCGAAGGCAATCTCGAAAAATTACTCCACATCGCCCACACGTTTGATCCGAGTGAAATTATTTACCAAAGGACGAAGGAACTGCCGTTACAACTGAAAAATAAAAATTCATTTAAACTCGAAGACTGGGCTTTTCAGTATAAATACGCAACGGAAAAACTCACGAATCATTTTAAAACCAATTCTTTAAAAGGTTTCGGTGTCGAGAAAATGGAACTGGGAATTACCGCTGCGGGTGCCATCTTCGCTTATTTGGTTGAAGATACGCACCACGATTTGCTCACACACATCACCAAAATTCAGAAAATTCCGCAGGAGGATTATTTGATGATGGACCAGTTTACACTCCGGAATTTGGAAATTGTTTTCCCGTCAAACAAAGAGGGAAAAAGCCTGCTCGATATCGTGGATAAAACCTCTACGCCGATGGGCGGAAGGCTGCTGCGACGAAGAATCATTCTGCCCCTGAAGAACGTCGATGAAATCAATAGAAGGCTTTCTTTGGTTGAGTTTTTTAATAATGAAGATTATCTGAAATATGAAATTCAGGGCTTACTGAAATCCATTTCTGATTTGGACCGGTTAATGGGAAAACTCGCGGCCGAAAAACTCTCCCCGAAAGAATTGGGTCATCTGCGCCAGAGTTTGGCTTCCATCAAAGAAATTAAAGAAAAACTGAAACCGCACCACGATTTTCTGGCTTGGCTGGAACCTCTAAATGATCTTTCGGATTTGATTGAATATCTGAAATCCCACCTGAATGATGAGCTTCCAGTGAATCTGGCAAAGGGAAACGTCATAAAAGAAGGTGTGAATGAGGAACTTGACCGTCTTCGCAACCTTCAAAGCAAAGGCAAAGGGTTTTTGGATGAAATGTGCCAGCGCGAAGTGGAACGCACCGGAATTTCTTCGCTGAAAATCGATTTCAACAACGTTTTTGGTTATTATATCGAAGTCCGAAATACCCATAAAGACAAAGTTCCTGCTGAGTGGATCCGGAAACAGACTTTGGTAAACGCAGAGCGCTACATCACCGAAGAACTGAAAGAATATGAAACCCAAATACTGGGCGCGGAAGAGAAAATTTCGGTTTTGGAACACCAACTGTACCGCAAAGCGTGCGAATATGTGATGAATTATATCGATCAGATTCAGGAAAATTCAAACATCATTGCGCAGCTGGATGTTGCAGTGGGATTGAGCGAACTCGCTGTTTCTGAGAGTTATACCAGACCAATTCTGAATGAAGGGTTCGCGGTCGATTTAAAAGAGGCGCGCCACCCAATCATTGAAAATGCACTTCCATTGGGGGAAAAATATATTCCCAACGATATTTATCTGGATAAAGATTCCCAGCAAATCATTATGGTTACGGGGCCGAACATGGCAGGTAAATCGGCGATTCTTCGTCAGACTGCCGTGGTTTGCCTTCTGGCCCAGATTGGAAGTTTTGTACCGGCAAAGCATGCAGAAATTGGGATTTTGGATAAAATTTTCACCCGGGTGGGGGCTACGGATAACATTTCTGCAGGTGAATCGACATTTATGGTGGAGATGAACGAAGCCGCGAATATTCTCAACAATATTTCTGAAAGAAGTTTGATCCTGTTGGATGAAATCGGTCGTGGAACTTCTACTTACGATGGCGTTTCCATCGCCTGGGCTATTGCGGAATATCTTCATCAGCATCCGGCACAGCCGAAAACGCTGTTCGCGACACATTACCACGAACTGAACGAAATGACTTTGAATTTTGAAAGAGTCAAAAATTTCCACGTCACCATTCAGGAAAATAAAGGGAATATTATTTTTTTGAGAAAACTGGTTCCGGGCGGAAGCGAGCACAGTTTCGGAATTCACGTGGCAAAATTGGCAGGAATGCCTTCAAAAGTTGTGAACCGCGCCAATGAAATTTTAAAGACCCTGGAAGAAAGCCGAACTCAGGGCAGCTCCAAAGAAAAAATCAAGAAAGTGACTGAAGAAAATTTACAGCTTTCGTTTTTTCAACTGGATGATCCGGTTCTGGAAAATATCCGTGAAGAACTTACTAAAATCGACATCAACACACTTACCCCCATCGAAGCGCTGATGAAACTGAACGCGATAAAAAAGATGATTGGGAGATAA
- a CDS encoding RNA methyltransferase, with amino-acid sequence MSSTKKLKLQELGRIDVETFKRTEKIPLVVVLDNVRSMHNVGAVFRTADAFIIEKIVLCGITPVPPHREIHKAALGATESVDWIFEKEISAALQNLKNEGFEIIGIEQTSDSQNIEDFKIDPNKKYALVLGNEVDGLSEEALHLYDTFLEIPQLGTKHSLNVSVCGGIVMWDFFKKLK; translated from the coding sequence ATGTCATCCACCAAAAAACTGAAACTCCAGGAACTGGGCAGAATTGATGTAGAAACCTTCAAGCGCACGGAAAAGATTCCCTTGGTTGTGGTTTTGGATAATGTCCGCAGCATGCACAATGTGGGGGCGGTTTTCAGAACGGCGGATGCTTTTATTATAGAAAAAATTGTCCTTTGCGGAATTACGCCGGTTCCGCCACACCGGGAAATTCATAAAGCCGCGCTGGGAGCCACCGAAAGCGTGGACTGGATTTTTGAGAAAGAAATCTCAGCAGCGCTGCAAAACCTTAAAAATGAAGGTTTTGAAATCATTGGAATTGAGCAGACCTCTGACAGTCAAAACATTGAAGATTTCAAAATTGACCCAAACAAAAAATACGCCTTAGTCCTTGGTAATGAAGTAGATGGACTGAGCGAAGAAGCACTTCATCTATACGATACATTTCTTGAAATTCCACAGTTGGGTACCAAACATTCGCTGAACGTTTCCGTATGCGGCGGAATTGTGATGTGGGATTTCTTTAAAAAACTGAAATAA
- a CDS encoding CBS domain-containing protein, whose product MFIKDYISKDYPAFNHTDSIEVASEIATEFGYSHVFIKKKGVYVGALSQSFLEESPEGTLGSLEIHYDRFAIPEDGNILDTVKLFHIFNSNVVPVITQTEKYLGYISCDDIFSEFSKYPLFSENGAILTVQSNNLYYSFTEIAKIVESNNAKMYGCYVSGINDDSILITLKISNDNLSSIDETFERYGYNVVNKHYGDEKEELMKDRFGFFQKYLEF is encoded by the coding sequence ATGTTTATCAAAGATTATATCTCGAAAGACTATCCTGCATTCAATCATACAGATTCAATTGAAGTAGCTTCTGAAATAGCGACTGAATTTGGGTACTCTCACGTTTTTATAAAGAAAAAAGGGGTTTATGTTGGTGCTTTAAGTCAAAGTTTTCTGGAAGAAAGCCCTGAAGGCACGCTCGGCAGCCTGGAAATCCATTATGACAGATTTGCAATTCCGGAAGACGGAAATATTCTGGACACTGTGAAATTATTCCACATTTTCAACTCAAATGTAGTTCCGGTAATCACGCAAACCGAAAAATACCTTGGTTATATTTCCTGCGACGATATTTTCAGTGAGTTCTCAAAATATCCTCTCTTTTCGGAAAATGGCGCCATCCTGACGGTTCAGAGCAATAATCTTTACTACTCTTTTACTGAAATTGCAAAAATTGTGGAGAGCAATAATGCAAAAATGTACGGCTGTTACGTCAGCGGAATCAATGACGACAGTATTTTGATAACTTTGAAAATCAGCAATGATAATCTGAGCTCGATCGATGAAACTTTTGAAAGATACGGCTACAACGTAGTGAATAAACATTACGGTGACGAAAAAGAAGAACTGATGAAAGACCGTTTTGGCTTTTTCCAAAAATACCTTGAATTCTAA
- a CDS encoding NAD kinase: protein MVAAIYTQKSDLDTFLYLSKFISELDKRGVKSILFSGMAESMQFSKDFVTFSNKEDLLENNTNFFFTFGGDGTLVASLLFVQDTNIPVVGVNTGRLGFLASFTKEDAFRELDDIIDGDVKISKRSVIEVVTPKSELFFPFALNDITISRRETTSMITVDSYINNEFLNVFWGDGVIISTPTGSTAYSLSCGGPIISPENDNFVITPIAPHNLNVRPLIVKDDSEFRLKVESRVPQYALSLDSRLVHIDTDVEIVIRKARYSMALIQPKSLSFYETIRQKLLWGRDKRN from the coding sequence ATGGTAGCCGCAATTTATACGCAAAAAAGCGATCTGGATACATTTCTTTATCTGAGCAAATTTATTTCTGAACTGGATAAGAGAGGTGTGAAATCCATACTTTTCTCCGGAATGGCAGAATCTATGCAGTTTTCAAAAGATTTTGTCACCTTCAGCAACAAGGAAGATCTGCTTGAAAACAACACCAATTTCTTTTTTACGTTTGGCGGCGACGGAACGCTGGTAGCCTCGCTCTTGTTTGTGCAGGACACGAACATTCCTGTAGTCGGCGTCAACACAGGCCGCCTGGGTTTTCTTGCAAGTTTCACCAAAGAAGATGCCTTTAGGGAACTGGATGACATCATTGACGGCGACGTTAAAATCTCAAAACGTTCTGTAATTGAAGTGGTTACTCCCAAGTCGGAGCTGTTTTTTCCTTTTGCTTTAAATGACATCACCATTTCAAGACGGGAAACCACCTCGATGATTACCGTTGATTCTTATATAAACAATGAATTTCTGAATGTTTTTTGGGGCGACGGTGTCATTATTTCTACGCCAACCGGTTCTACCGCCTATTCGTTGAGCTGCGGCGGGCCAATTATCTCTCCCGAAAACGACAATTTTGTAATTACGCCGATTGCACCGCACAATCTCAACGTTAGGCCTTTAATTGTAAAGGACGATTCCGAATTCAGATTAAAAGTTGAAAGCCGCGTACCTCAGTATGCCCTGTCCCTGGATTCAAGACTTGTACACATCGATACAGATGTAGAAATCGTGATACGGAAAGCCCGTTACAGCATGGCACTCATTCAGCCAAAAAGCCTCAGTTTTTATGAGACCATCAGGCAAAAGCTGCTTTGGGGACGGGATAAAAGAAATTAG
- the fbaA gene encoding class II fructose-bisphosphate aldolase, producing the protein MSRMFPAGVATGQLVTDIFQYAKENRFALPAVNVIGSSNVNATMETAAKLNAPVIIQFSNGGAAFNAGKGLSSDGQKSAVLGGIAGAKHIHTLAEAYGATVILHTDHCAKKLLPWIDGLMDANEEFFKQTGKSLYSSHMLDLSEEPLEENMDISTQYFERMAKMGMTLEIELGVTGGEEDGVDNTGVDSSKLYTQPEEVAYAYEKLKAVSPNFTIAAAFGNVHGVYKPGNVKLTPKILDNSQKFVQEKFGTGEKPINFVFHGGSGSSLEEIREAIDYGVIKMNIDTDLQFAYTEGIRDYMGERVDYLKTQIGNPEGDDKPNKKFYDPRVWLRKGEETFSKRLVQAFEDLNNVNTLK; encoded by the coding sequence ATGAGCAGAATGTTTCCGGCAGGTGTTGCCACAGGACAATTGGTTACAGACATTTTTCAGTACGCAAAAGAAAACAGGTTCGCGCTTCCTGCAGTGAATGTTATCGGTTCCAGCAATGTGAACGCTACGATGGAAACAGCTGCAAAACTAAACGCACCAGTGATCATTCAGTTTTCTAACGGTGGTGCAGCTTTCAACGCCGGAAAAGGCTTGAGCAGCGACGGGCAAAAATCTGCAGTCCTGGGTGGTATTGCCGGTGCAAAACACATTCACACACTTGCCGAAGCTTATGGAGCAACAGTAATCCTTCACACAGACCACTGTGCAAAGAAACTTTTGCCTTGGATCGACGGACTGATGGATGCTAACGAAGAATTCTTCAAACAAACCGGGAAATCTCTTTATTCATCACACATGCTTGACCTTTCCGAGGAGCCTTTGGAGGAAAATATGGATATTTCAACCCAATATTTCGAAAGAATGGCAAAAATGGGAATGACCCTGGAAATCGAACTTGGTGTAACCGGCGGTGAAGAAGACGGTGTAGACAATACCGGAGTTGATTCTTCAAAACTTTACACTCAGCCTGAAGAAGTGGCTTACGCTTACGAAAAACTGAAAGCAGTTTCTCCAAACTTCACTATTGCCGCTGCTTTCGGAAACGTACACGGTGTTTACAAGCCAGGAAACGTAAAACTAACACCAAAAATCCTTGACAATTCACAAAAATTTGTTCAGGAGAAATTCGGAACTGGCGAGAAGCCGATCAATTTCGTATTCCACGGTGGTTCCGGTTCTTCACTGGAGGAGATCAGAGAAGCGATCGATTACGGTGTAATCAAAATGAATATTGATACAGACCTTCAGTTTGCATACACAGAAGGCATCAGAGATTATATGGGTGAAAGAGTAGATTATCTTAAAACTCAGATTGGAAACCCTGAAGGTGACGACAAACCAAACAAAAAATTCTATGATCCTAGAGTTTGGTTAAGAAAAGGTGAAGAAACCTTCTCAAAAAGACTGGTGCAGGCCTTTGAAGACCTGAACAACGTAAATACTTTAAAATAA
- the accD gene encoding acetyl-CoA carboxylase, carboxyltransferase subunit beta, producing the protein MAFDWFKRKAKNITTSTEDKKDVPKGLWHQTPSGKIVEHDELRRNNYVSPEDGFHVRIGSNEFYEMFFDDNKYKELDAGVESVDMLNFKDTKAYSDRLKEVKAKTKLNDSIRNAVGKVGGHEMVISCMDFAFIGGSLGSVMGEKIRRAVDYCIKNKLPYMIICQSGGARMQEAAFSLMQLAKVQSKLAQLSDEGLPYIAYLCDPTFGGITASFAMTADIIMAEPGALIGFAGPRVIRETIGKDLPEGFQTSEFLVEKGFVDFIVKRNDAKAKVAQTVSLLTHA; encoded by the coding sequence ATGGCATTCGACTGGTTTAAAAGAAAAGCAAAAAACATCACCACTTCCACTGAAGATAAAAAGGACGTTCCAAAAGGTCTTTGGCACCAAACGCCTTCAGGAAAAATCGTAGAACACGATGAGCTCCGCAGAAATAATTATGTGTCTCCGGAAGACGGTTTCCACGTAAGAATCGGAAGTAATGAGTTTTATGAAATGTTCTTTGATGACAATAAATACAAAGAACTTGATGCAGGTGTAGAAAGTGTTGATATGCTTAATTTTAAAGACACGAAAGCCTATAGCGACCGGCTGAAGGAAGTAAAAGCCAAAACCAAACTTAATGACTCTATCAGAAATGCTGTGGGTAAAGTTGGTGGCCATGAAATGGTGATTTCCTGTATGGATTTCGCTTTCATCGGCGGCTCGCTGGGTTCGGTTATGGGGGAAAAAATCCGAAGAGCGGTTGATTATTGCATTAAAAACAAACTTCCGTACATGATTATCTGTCAGTCCGGTGGAGCAAGGATGCAGGAAGCGGCTTTTTCACTGATGCAGTTGGCAAAAGTTCAAAGCAAACTGGCGCAGCTCTCTGATGAAGGTTTGCCGTACATTGCTTACCTGTGCGACCCGACATTTGGCGGTATTACGGCGTCGTTTGCGATGACTGCCGACATCATTATGGCTGAGCCGGGCGCACTGATCGGTTTTGCAGGCCCAAGAGTTATCCGCGAAACCATTGGTAAGGACTTGCCGGAAGGCTTCCAGACTTCTGAATTCCTTGTGGAAAAAGGGTTTGTTGATTTCATTGTAAAACGAAATGATGCAAAAGCGAAAGTGGCGCAGACGGTCTCGCTTTTAACCCACGCTTAA
- a CDS encoding DUF6973 domain-containing protein produces the protein MIKISPYSGEICFMRNAFKVFFNSARRLSFGKIVRLLRLTLPHPLFSVLSFYATLKTYSIAKKYFPKTNSNDGIGNAFRHALWTALAMMYCCKISSPQKSYVFCKRFTDMHEELFPNEPIQTKMDLHNNQVGLNIFMEMLPGIHRQFFETGFLIDKILEKTKTAVILQSVDDNPGNELVYLTI, from the coding sequence ATGATAAAAATCTCACCTTATTCAGGTGAGATTTGTTTTATGAGAAATGCATTCAAGGTTTTTTTCAACTCCGCGAGAAGACTTTCTTTTGGTAAGATAGTCAGGCTTTTGCGCTTGACTTTACCACATCCTCTTTTTTCGGTTTTGAGTTTTTATGCGACGCTTAAAACCTATTCTATAGCAAAAAAATATTTCCCGAAAACTAATTCCAATGACGGGATCGGCAATGCGTTTCGACATGCGCTTTGGACCGCTTTGGCAATGATGTATTGCTGCAAAATCTCCTCACCTCAAAAATCTTATGTATTCTGCAAAAGGTTTACAGATATGCACGAAGAGCTTTTCCCCAATGAGCCTATCCAGACTAAAATGGATCTGCACAATAATCAGGTTGGCCTCAATATCTTTATGGAAATGCTTCCGGGAATTCACCGCCAGTTTTTTGAAACGGGCTTTCTGATTGATAAGATATTAGAAAAAACAAAAACCGCCGTAATTTTGCAAAGTGTGGATGACAACCCGGGAAACGAGTTGGTTTACTTAACGATTTAA